A portion of the Mauremys reevesii isolate NIE-2019 linkage group 18, ASM1616193v1, whole genome shotgun sequence genome contains these proteins:
- the ZNRF3 gene encoding E3 ubiquitin-protein ligase ZNRF3, producing the protein MHPLGLCNSNDEEDLYEYGWVGVVKLEQPELEPKPCLTVLGKAKRAVQRGATAVIFDVSENPDAIDQLNQGSEDPLKRPVVYVKGADAVKLMNIVNKQKVARARIQHRPPRQPTEYFDMGIFLAFFVVVSLVCLILLVKIKLKQRRSQNSMNRLAVQALEKMETRKFKSKNKGHREGSCGALDTLSSSSTSDCAICLEKYIDGEELRVIPCTHRFHKKCVDPWLLQHHTCPHCRHNIIEQKKGNPGPVCLESTNPVRSRQQRVILPVHYPGRVHRTSQITAYPTRTSMDPHGNPITVLTVDRHGEQSLYPAQSPAYIQSYQPVHLDHALNTHRCGLEHRAYSPAHTFRRAKFNGRNFSKAACFSQYETMYQHYYFQGLSYPEQDGQPPAGIASKGPSRAFQPGGSMLFPPVVHVMPSSHLESGSTSSFSCYHGHRSVCSGYLADCPGSDSSSSSSGQCHCSSSDSMVDCTEVSNQGVYGSCSTFRSSLSSDYDPYIYRSKSPCRVGDAGGANRGTIVLLESPHQDELLAHGHAVMGADCRPVPASSSGDQLSNCSMEMNYSSNSSLEHRDSNGTTSEGGLEATPSAALDVKRNWKGPEVAGPLMEQACACCFELQHSALEPTSGTTDCGALFLGSPLWGGCGPGLEQQPGSSPGLYSINSDHLHRTDGVKYEGLPCCFYEEKQVACGGTSSSGGGGCYTEDYAVSVQYTLPDEALPSCYRGVRDIGQRIPIIPEDRDSELVLPIECRGTHGGCTSWDGTPEMDAHLHRQGLGELQEEREVCYRAMSFLQQNCSRDEETTMLFHNPTLSSQEAAATTKTAGSGSHPLERSQMGD; encoded by the exons GCAAAGCGGGCAGTGCAGCGAGGAGCCACAGCTGTCATCTTTGATGTTTCTGAAAACCCAGATGCCATTGACCAG CTGAACCAGGGCTCAGAAGACCCTTTGAAGAGGCCAGTGGTGTATGTGAAGGGGGCTGATGCTGTCAAACTGATGAACATAGTTAACAAGCAGAAAGTGGCACGAGCAAGGATTCAGCACCGGCCCCCACGG CAACCCACAGAGTACTTTGACATGGGGATTTTCCTCGCCTTTTTTGTGGTGGTCTCTCTCGTTTGCCTCATTCTTCTCGTCAAGATCAAACTGAAGCAGCGACGTAGTCAG AATTCCATGAACAGGCTTGCAGTGCAGGCACTGGAAAAGATGGAAACCAGGAAGTTCAAGTCCAAAAATAAGGGTCACCGTGAAGGAAGCTGTGGAGCTCTGGACACACTAAGCAGCAGTTCAACCTCTGACTGTGCCATCTGCCTGGAGAAATACATCGATGGGGAG GAGTTGCGGGTGATACCCTGCACTCACAGATTCCACAAAAAATGTGTGGATCCCTGGCTGCTGCAGCATCATACTTGCCCCCACTGCCGACATAACATTATAG AACAAAAGAAGGGAAACCCAGGCCCGGTATGTTTGGAATCCACCAACCCAGTGCGCAGCCGGCAGCAGAGGGTGATTCTTCCAGTTCATTATCCTGGCCGAGTGCACAGGACCAGCCAGATAACTGCATATCCCACCCGGACTAGCATGGACCCCCATGGAAATCCCATTACGGTACTTACAGTGGACCGGCATGGTGAGCAGAGCCTGTATCCAGCACAGTCCCCTGCTTACATCCAAAGTTACCAGCCTGTTCACTTGGATCATGCCTTGAACACACATCGCTGTGGCCTGGAGCACAGAGCTTATTCTCCAGCTCATACCTTCCGAAGGGCCAAGTTCAATGGACGTAACTTCTCCAAAGCAGCTTGTTTTTCCCAGTATGAGACCATGTACCAGCACTACTATTTCCAAGGCCTTAGCTACCCTGAGCAAGATGgacagcctccagctggcatTGCCTCAAAGGGTCCCTCCCGTGCCTTCCAGCCTGGTGGCAGCATGCTGTTCCCTCCTGTGGTACATGTAATGCCCTCCTCCCACTTGGAGAGTGGCAGCACCTCCAGTTTCAGCTGCTATCATGGTCAccgctcagtgtgcagtggtTACCTGGCTGACTGCCCAGgcagtgacagcagcagcagtagttcTGGTCAGTGCCACTGCTCCTCCAGTGATTCCATGGTTGACTGTACAGAGGTCAGCAACCAGGGGGTCTATGGGAGTTGTTCCACCTTCCGTAGTTCTCTGAGCAGTGACTATGACCCTTATATTTACCGCAGCAAGAGCCCCTGCCGAGTGGGGGATGCTGGTGGTGCAAACCGAGGGACGATCGTTCTCCTGGAGAGCCCCCATCAGGACGAGCTTCTGGCACATGGGCACGCTGTGATGGGTGCTGACTGTCGGCCTGTGCCAGCTTCTTCCTCAGGGgaccaactttctaactgcagcATGGAGATGAACTACAGCAGTAATTCCTCACTAGAGCACAGGGATTCAAATGGCACTACCTCAGAGGGAGGCCTCGAGGCtactcccagtgctgccttggATGTTAAAAGGAACTGGAAAGGTCCAGAAGTAGCAGGACCTCTGATGGAGCAAGCATGTGCTTGCTGCTTTGAGCTCCAGCACTCTGCCCTGGAGCCCACCAGTGGGACAACAGACTGTGGTGCACTCTTCTTGGGCTCCCCACTTTGGGGAGGGTGTggcccggggctggagcagcagccaggtAGTTCCCCAGGCTTGTACAGTATTAACTCAGACCACTTGCATAGGACAGATGGGGTGAAATATGAGGGCTTGCCTTGCTGCTTCTATGAAGAGAAGCAGGTTGCCTGTGGTGGCACCAGTAGCAGTGGAGGTGGTGGCTGTTACACAGAGGACTATGCAGTGAGTGTACAGTACACACTTCCTGATGAGGCCTTGCCAAGCTGCTATAGGGGGGTGCGTGACATAGGTCAACGCATTCCTATCATTCCTGAGGACAGAGACAGTGAGCTAGTCCTGCCAATAGAGTGCCGAGGGACCCACGGAGGCTGTACTTCCTGGGATGGGACGCCTGAAATGGACGCTCATCTACACCGCCAAGGTCtaggagagctacaggaggagagggaggtgtgCTACCGGGCAATGTCCTTCCTGCAGCAGAACTGCTCTCGGGACGAAGAAACGACGATGCTCTTTCACAACCCCACTCTGAGCTCCCAGGAGGCAGCAGCAACCACAAAAACTGCAG GCTCTGGATCTCACCCCCTGGAAAGAAGCCAAATGGGTGACTAG